The following proteins are co-located in the Brevibacillus laterosporus DSM 25 genome:
- a CDS encoding GbsR/MarR family transcriptional regulator yields MDEFEGLPEELQVAIQKTRHRMIETVGKNMDLFGVTQSVGHLYGMMYFSQGPVTLDEMGQKMGMSKTSMSTGMRTLIDLKMVNKVWSKGSRKDLYETEPDWHQNLGDYFSIRWRKSMESNVHHLHKSLRELQILLDKYGDNPQAHYLIKGDMLKMQHALSYYKWLEKLIRSFETGEIFTFLPKEDE; encoded by the coding sequence ATGGATGAATTTGAAGGACTTCCTGAAGAGCTTCAGGTTGCCATTCAAAAAACGCGCCATCGCATGATTGAAACGGTTGGTAAAAACATGGATTTATTTGGAGTGACGCAATCAGTTGGTCATTTGTATGGCATGATGTACTTTTCACAAGGCCCAGTTACTCTTGACGAAATGGGTCAGAAGATGGGAATGAGCAAAACCAGTATGAGTACTGGAATGCGAACCCTGATAGATCTGAAAATGGTCAACAAAGTTTGGAGCAAAGGTTCTCGTAAAGATCTTTATGAAACAGAACCAGATTGGCATCAAAATCTGGGTGATTACTTTTCGATTCGTTGGCGCAAATCAATGGAAAGCAATGTGCATCATTTGCACAAGTCCCTCAGAGAACTACAAATTCTGTTAGATAAGTACGGAGACAATCCTCAAGCTCACTATTTAATTAAGGGTGATATGCTTAAAATGCAACATGCACTGTCTTATTATAAGTGGTTAGAAAAATTAATCCGTTCCTTTGAAACAGGTGAGATATTTACTTTCTTACCTAAGGAGGATGAGTAA
- a CDS encoding PspC domain-containing protein, whose translation MNRIYRSQSDKKIFGVCGGFAAYLGIDATLLRLVTAVVTFFTGVPLLLYFLLAFIMPKEPMWEQARYQRPQPEFASGFYQEPFYEKTNYDKGLDQEMERLEKAAMRQEIKRLRAELEKYQS comes from the coding sequence ATGAATCGTATCTATCGGTCCCAATCTGATAAAAAAATCTTTGGGGTTTGTGGCGGTTTCGCTGCTTATCTAGGAATTGATGCGACATTACTACGTTTGGTAACCGCTGTTGTCACCTTTTTTACAGGGGTACCATTATTGCTGTACTTCTTACTTGCTTTCATCATGCCAAAAGAACCAATGTGGGAGCAGGCACGTTATCAGCGACCACAGCCTGAATTTGCATCAGGATTTTATCAAGAACCTTTCTATGAAAAAACAAACTATGATAAAGGTTTAGATCAAGAAATGGAACGACTGGAAAAAGCCGCAATGCGTCAAGAAATAAAACGGCTTCGTGCGGAATTAGAAAAATATCAGTCCTGA
- a CDS encoding quaternary amine ABC transporter ATP-binding protein, producing MPIIEVKNLTKVFGRDPKKVLPLLKEGWTKEKILKETKMTVGVNQASFSIEAGEIFVIMGLSGSGKSTLVRLLNRLIEPTDGHVFINGKDIVSLNHEDLRDVRRKNITMVFQKFALFPHRTVLENVEYGLEVSGIPKAERQEKAMKSLELVGLKGWENSLPDQLSGGMQQRVGLARGLANDPDVLLMDEAFSALDPLIRKEMQDELLELQSKMKKTIIFITHDLDEALRIGDRIALMKDGNVVQVGTPEEILTNPANKYVERFVEDVDLSKVLTATHVMKRPETITLERGPRVALQFMQERGVSTLYVVDTHKRLLGAITADDAVQAVKEGKKLADILIKEEVPTVAPDTVLNDLFDTVSSTRVPVAVVDEGNRLQGIIIRGAVLAALSGNTEGGEPV from the coding sequence ATGCCAATTATTGAAGTCAAAAACTTAACAAAGGTATTTGGACGTGATCCAAAAAAAGTATTACCTCTGCTCAAAGAGGGCTGGACAAAAGAAAAAATCCTCAAAGAGACAAAAATGACTGTGGGGGTAAATCAAGCTTCTTTTTCCATAGAGGCTGGAGAAATATTCGTTATAATGGGGCTGTCCGGTAGTGGTAAATCCACATTAGTACGACTACTAAATCGTCTAATTGAGCCGACAGATGGCCATGTGTTTATTAATGGAAAGGATATCGTGTCCTTAAATCATGAGGATCTTCGTGATGTACGCCGTAAAAATATTACAATGGTTTTCCAAAAATTTGCTCTTTTTCCACATCGCACAGTATTGGAGAATGTAGAGTATGGTTTGGAAGTATCTGGCATACCTAAAGCGGAAAGACAAGAAAAAGCAATGAAATCCCTAGAATTGGTTGGTTTAAAAGGCTGGGAAAACTCTTTACCCGATCAGCTTAGCGGTGGTATGCAACAACGTGTCGGTCTTGCTCGTGGATTAGCTAATGATCCTGATGTATTGTTGATGGATGAAGCATTTAGTGCCCTTGATCCTTTGATACGCAAAGAGATGCAAGATGAACTATTAGAATTACAATCAAAAATGAAAAAAACCATTATTTTTATCACGCATGATTTGGATGAAGCATTACGGATTGGTGACCGTATTGCCTTAATGAAGGATGGAAATGTCGTCCAGGTTGGAACACCGGAAGAAATTTTGACCAACCCGGCTAATAAATATGTAGAACGCTTTGTAGAGGACGTAGACTTGTCCAAGGTACTCACAGCTACTCATGTTATGAAACGCCCTGAAACCATTACATTGGAACGTGGCCCGCGTGTTGCTTTGCAATTTATGCAAGAACGTGGTGTATCTACTTTATATGTGGTAGACACACATAAACGTTTATTAGGAGCCATTACTGCTGATGATGCCGTTCAAGCAGTGAAAGAGGGTAAAAAGCTAGCGGATATTCTAATAAAGGAAGAGGTTCCTACTGTTGCTCCTGATACGGTGCTCAATGATCTCTTTGATACCGTAAGCTCTACTCGGGTCCCTGTAGCAGTTGTAGATGAGGGAAATCGATTGCAGGGAATTATCATTCGCGGAGCCGTACTAGCCGCACTCTCAGGCAACACAGAAGGCGGTGAACCAGTATAA